One Methanotorris formicicus Mc-S-70 DNA segment encodes these proteins:
- a CDS encoding DUF2202 domain-containing protein, protein MRGFLKLAVVSLIVSTVLLSGCVTQNMENAQMQNNQIDYHQNQMGMEKGRIVGNNGDVNVSLICENIDAFPKQPISEEEKKGLIEMREEEKLARDVYLTLYNKWKLQIFKNIAESEQTHTDSVKYLLDRYNIPDPVESDEVGKFSNPKFEELYNKLVEKGSKSVVDALTVGATIEDLDIADLKNWISKTDNEDIKFVYENLMRGSRNHMGAFVGMLERYGANYTPQYISKEEYEQIISSSMERGYNR, encoded by the coding sequence ATGAGAGGTTTTTTAAAATTAGCGGTTGTATCCTTAATAGTTTCTACGGTTCTTTTATCAGGATGTGTAACTCAAAATATGGAAAATGCTCAGATGCAGAATAACCAAATTGATTACCATCAAAACCAAATGGGTATGGAAAAGGGAAGAATAGTGGGAAATAATGGGGATGTAAATGTTAGTTTAATATGTGAAAACATCGACGCATTCCCAAAACAACCAATAAGTGAAGAAGAAAAGAAAGGATTAATTGAGATGAGGGAAGAGGAAAAATTAGCGAGAGATGTTTATTTAACGTTATATAATAAATGGAAATTGCAGATATTCAAGAACATTGCTGAGAGCGAGCAAACCCATACAGATTCAGTTAAATATCTCTTAGATAGATACAACATTCCAGACCCAGTTGAAAGTGATGAAGTCGGAAAATTCTCAAATCCAAAATTTGAGGAGTTGTATAATAAGTTAGTTGAGAAAGGTAGTAAATCAGTGGTTGATGCATTGACAGTTGGAGCAACTATTGAGGATTTAGATATTGCTGACCTAAAAAATTGGATAAGCAAAACTGATAATGAGGATATAAAATTTGTTTATGAAAACTTAATGAGAGGTTCAAGAAACCACATGGGGGCTTTTGTTGGAATGTTGGAGAGATATGGAGCAAATTACACACCTCAATACATAAGCAAGGAGGAATATGAGCAAATAATAAGTAGTTCAATGGAGAGGGGATACAATAGGTGA